In the genome of Ignisphaera sp., the window AGCCTCCACTCTCTTTCTTCTCAAATTCAACCTTGGCACCCTAGCAATAGATAATCCATGGAATTTCTAAAAGCTCTCATATTTTCTAATGGTGACTAGGTATATATACCTTCCTATGTCATATGTAAGAATAAATCACTTTAGCTACAAGGTTTTGATTATATGAGTAGACTTAATGCTGAGATAATTATAACCACTGATAGAAGCATGATGACAAATCATCATGGAAGAGAATTTATAGGCTTTCTAGCCACAGGTCCTGCTATTGGTATTCCAGAATCGCTATGGATGTATCTTTGCTGTCCTAAACCGAAGGTTGATGAATTTGGTAGACCGCGTGAGGCTCCCTATGGTCTGCGAAAAATTGAGGCAGCTCTGCAAGATGCTGGGCTAGAGGCTTACATCATAGATCCAGATTACTTGGATAGATATGTGGATACAGCCAAAATTCTAATGATAGGACACCATGACTTCTTCGCTTTTGGGCCTCCAAGTTCTGAATGGTGGCTTATAACAGGTAAGGAACCTGTCAATAGAAAGAGTTTCTTCAAGCTCATGAATAGCGAAGCTGTGCAGAAGATGAGAAGTAAAAACGTAAAAATTGTAGTTGGAGGGCCGGCAGCTTGGCAATGGCTTTGGGTACCAGAGTATGTAGATAGATGGGGGATAGATATTATTGTTGAGGGAGAGGCTGATGAAATTATTGTTGACATTGCTAAGAGGATTTTGAATGGAGAGAAGCTACCGAGATATATATCTGTTGGCGCTCATGAATCACCTTCGATAGATAAAATACCTTTGATCAAGGGCGCAAGTGTCAATGGATTGGTAGAGATTATGAGAGGTTGTCCAAGAGGTTGCAAATTCTGTAGTGTAACATTAAGACCTCTTAGACATATCCCCATTGAGAGAATAATTGAAGAAATAAAAGTTAATAAGAGGCAAGGCATTAAAGGCGCTATTCTGCATAGCGAAGATGTTTTATTATATGGGGCCAAGGGTATAGAGATAAATGAAGAGGCCTTGATAAAGCTTCATGATAGTGTTGCAAAAATTGTTGATAGTATAGCATGGGCACACGCATCGCTAGCAGCGATAGTATACGCTCAAAGAAAGCACAAATTAATATCAAAGATAACCGACATCATATATTCAAGACTTGAAC includes:
- a CDS encoding radical SAM protein — translated: MSRLNAEIIITTDRSMMTNHHGREFIGFLATGPAIGIPESLWMYLCCPKPKVDEFGRPREAPYGLRKIEAALQDAGLEAYIIDPDYLDRYVDTAKILMIGHHDFFAFGPPSSEWWLITGKEPVNRKSFFKLMNSEAVQKMRSKNVKIVVGGPAAWQWLWVPEYVDRWGIDIIVEGEADEIIVDIAKRILNGEKLPRYISVGAHESPSIDKIPLIKGASVNGLVEIMRGCPRGCKFCSVTLRPLRHIPIERIIEEIKVNKRQGIKGAILHSEDVLLYGAKGIEINEEALIKLHDSVAKIVDSIAWAHASLAAIVYAQRKHKLISKITDIIYSRLEQNYLGVEVGIETGSPRLAKIIMPAKAAPFKVEEWPDIVEEAFAIMHDHRIIPAATFILGFPGEEPDDVVKTIELLERLRKYRSLIVPMLFVPMGALKSEEGGVTGMKITPEHAEAMRVAFWHTVHWEEDIVTNFYMRGIKYEPLKLIIKAFLWIAKKKMKNIEEKVLPSFTGKELSLRGCNSCN